From Osmerus eperlanus chromosome 28, fOsmEpe2.1, whole genome shotgun sequence, the proteins below share one genomic window:
- the LOC134015068 gene encoding ral guanine nucleotide dissociation stimulator-like isoform X3, which translates to MVYVMRMQSEAQNVKSGYLEEMFDAGTWRVRNIWDGVKLEVTVDESPVVLHSFTHLDPDLPLFESSTQEIGEEAEEGAVFTITLRKVQLHQSASKGQRWLGVDTDSALSLYETCKVRTIKAGTLERLVEYMVSAFRGKDSTYVTIFLCTYRSFASTKQVLDLLLNRYAKLQNKSTADGSRLLQEDCTERRNTVSSILGAWLDQYSEDFWTPPEYGCLHQLLSYLRLHFPGSDLERRARNLLAHFHHRQQCEPDLDVEHIGCPFATQEESGFEDELPGLNFLSFDPIMVAEQFTLMDADLFKAVVPYHCLGGIWSQRDKKGKEHLAPTIRATVAQFNFVTNCVISTCLSNPTLKPTQRARLVERWIEVARECRILKNFSSLRAILSALQCNSLHRLKRTWDEVSRENFRTFRELSEIFSDDNNYSLSRELLVKEGTSKFATLEINPKRAQRRHQQQRDLGVMQGTIPYLGTFLTDLVMMDTAMKDYTEGGLINFEKRRKEFEVIAQIKLLQLASNNYSFTQDSHFREWFSGVERLSEAESYTLSCEIEPLSEYASNTLRAKKNGGIMKRWSDRQLTEASSSSAGSSHSKSFDQTHFRLYQGGGGDSGDALSIGSSGSDLEDVNPGFLSDSPEGHERKTSTPSVKHSVSALGKEGQTPDPNATFWESTSLSSLDTSGMGSGSSSASSTSVSSSTPVPSSRSHKRSVSAVSNYSNLSLPLYNQQVDDCCIIRVSLDVENGNMYKSILVTSQDKTPAVIRKAMVKHNVEREKTEDYELMQKISDDKELRIPDNANVFYAMNSTANYDFVLKKRGSSKTGRAKSVASSTLPRMKQKGLKIAKGIF; encoded by the exons ATGGTTTATGTTATGAGGATGCAGTCCGAAGCACAAAACGTCAAATCGGGATACCTCGAGGAGATGTTTGATGCCGGGACATGGAGGGTGCGCAATATCTGGGATGGGGTGAAACTGGAGGTTACCGTGGACGAGAGCCCGGTTGTTCTTCACAGCTTTACACATTTGGACCCAGACCTACCTTTGTTTGAG AGCTCGACGCAGGAGATCGGCGAAGAGGCCGAGGAGGGAGCCGTCTTCACCATCACCCTGAGGAAAGTGCAGCTGCACCAGTCGGCCAGTAAGGGGCAGCGGTGGCTGGGCGTGGATACGGACTCTGCCCTCAGCCTGTATGAGACCTGCAAGGTGCGCACCATCAAGGCGGGCACCCTGGAGCGGCTGGTGGAGTACATGGTGTCTGCGTTCCGCGGCAAGGACTCCACCTACGTCACCATCTTCCTCTGCACTTACCGCTCCTTCGCCTCCACCAAGCAGGTGCTGGACCTCCTGCTCAACAG GTATGCCAAGCTGCAGAACAAGTCCACAGCAGATGGAAGCAGACTCTTGCAGGAGGACTGCACAGAGCGGAGGAA caccgtctcctccatcctgggggcgtggctggaccAGTACTCTGAGGACTTCTGGACCCCTCCGGAGTACGGATGTTTACACCAGCTGCTCTCCTACCTTCGCCTGCACTTCCCCGGTTCAGACCTGGAGCGGCGAGCTCGCAACCTGCTGGCCCACTTCCACCACCGGCAGCAGTGTGAGCCGGACCTTGACG TGGAGCATATCGGCTGCCCCTTCGCCACACAGGAAGAGAGCGGCTTTGAGGACGAGCTTCCTGGCCTGAACTTCCTGTCGTTCGACCCCATCATGGTCGCGGAGCAGTTTACACTCATGGACGCG GACTTGTTCAAGGCAGTGGTCCCCTACCACTGCCTGGGGGGGATCTGGTCCCAAAGGGACAAGAAGGGGAAGGAGCACCTGGCCCCCACCATCAGAGCTACTGTGGCCCAGTTCAACTTTGTCACCAACTGTGTCATCAGCACCTGCCTGAGCAACCCTACCTTGAAGCCCACCCAGAGAGCCAGGCTGGTGGAGCGCTGGATCGAGGTGGCCCGG GAATGTCGGATCCTGAAGAACTTCTCGTCCCTACGAGccatcctctctgccctgcagtGTAACTCCCTCCACCGCCTCAAGAGGACCTGGGACGAGGTGTCCAG GGAGAATTTCCGCACCTTCAGAGAGTTGTCCGAGATCTTCTCAGACGACAACAACTACTCTCTGAGCAGAGAGCTCTTAGTCAAG GAGGGGACTTCCAAATTTGCCACTCTGGAAATCAACCCCAAACGAGCTCAGAGGAGACACCAACAGCAGAGAGATCTG GGGGTGATGCAGGGGACCATTCCTTACCTGGGCACCTTTTTGACCGACCTAGTTATGATGGACACAGCCATGAAGGACTACACAGAG GGTGGACTCATCAACTTTGAGAAGCGGAGAAAG GAGTTTGAGGTGATCGCCCAGATCAAGCTGCTGCAGCTGGCCTCCAACAACTACAGCTTCACCCAGGACAGCCACTTCAGAGAGTGGTTCTCAGGGGTGGAGAGACTCAGTGAagcggagag CTACACACTGTCTTGTGAGATCGAGCCGCTGTCAGAGTATGCCAGCAACACTCTCAGAGCCAAGAAAAACGGGGGGATAATGAAACGCTGGAGCGA tcgCCAGCTGACCGAGGCAAGCTCCAGCAGCGCAGGAAGCTCCCATTCCAAGTCCTTCGACCAGACCCACTTCAGGCTgtaccagggagggggaggggacagcggAGACGCACTTAGCATTGGCTCCAGTGGCTCCGATCTGGAGGACGTTAACCCCGGTTTCCTGTCCGACTCACCAGAGGGCCACGAGAGGAAG ACATCTACACCCTCAGTAAAACATTCGGTCTCCGCTTTGGGGAAAGAGGGCCAGACTCCTGATCCAAACGCTACG ttCTGGGAGTCCACCTCTCTGTCGTCCCTGGACACCTCGGGGATGGGCTCGGGCTCCAGCAGTGCCTCGTCAacctccgtctcctcctccacccccgtcccctcctcccGCTCCCACAAGCGCTCCGTGTCGGCCGTGTCCAACTACTCcaacctctccctgcccctctacaACCAGCAGGTGGACGACTGCTGCATCATCCGCGTCAGCCTGGACGTGGAGAACGGGAACATGTACAAGAGCATACTG GTGACCAGTCAAGACAAGACCCCAGCCGTCATCAGGAAAGCCATGGTCAAACACAACGTGGAGCGAGAGAAAACGGAAGACTATGAGCTGATGCAGAAAATTTCAGACGATAAAG AGCTGCGGATACCAGACAATGCCAATGTCTTCTATGCCATGAACTCAACTGCCAACTATGACTTTGTTTTAAAAAAGCGAGGCTCATCAAAGACAGGCAGGGCCAAAAGTGTTGCTAGCTCCACGCTGCCCCGCATGAAACAGAAGGGTCTGAAAATCGCCAAAGGGATCTTCTGA
- the LOC134015068 gene encoding ral guanine nucleotide dissociation stimulator-like isoform X5: MIMLEKQSSTQEIGEEAEEGAVFTITLRKVQLHQSASKGQRWLGVDTDSALSLYETCKVRTIKAGTLERLVEYMVSAFRGKDSTYVTIFLCTYRSFASTKQVLDLLLNRYAKLQNKSTADGSRLLQEDCTERRNTVSSILGAWLDQYSEDFWTPPEYGCLHQLLSYLRLHFPGSDLERRARNLLAHFHHRQQCEPDLDVEHIGCPFATQEESGFEDELPGLNFLSFDPIMVAEQFTLMDADLFKAVVPYHCLGGIWSQRDKKGKEHLAPTIRATVAQFNFVTNCVISTCLSNPTLKPTQRARLVERWIEVARECRILKNFSSLRAILSALQCNSLHRLKRTWDEVSRENFRTFRELSEIFSDDNNYSLSRELLVKEGTSKFATLEINPKRAQRRHQQQRDLGVMQGTIPYLGTFLTDLVMMDTAMKDYTEGGLINFEKRRKEFEVIAQIKLLQLASNNYSFTQDSHFREWFSGVERLSEAESYTLSCEIEPLSEYASNTLRAKKNGGIMKRWSDRQLTEASSSSAGSSHSKSFDQTHFRLYQGGGGDSGDALSIGSSGSDLEDVNPGFLSDSPEGHERKTSTPSVKHSVSALGKEGQTPDPNATFWESTSLSSLDTSGMGSGSSSASSTSVSSSTPVPSSRSHKRSVSAVSNYSNLSLPLYNQQVDDCCIIRVSLDVENGNMYKSILVTSQDKTPAVIRKAMVKHNVEREKTEDYELMQKISDDKELRIPDNANVFYAMNSTANYDFVLKKRGSSKTGRAKSVASSTLPRMKQKGLKIAKGIF; encoded by the exons ATGATAATGCTGGAAAAACAG AGCTCGACGCAGGAGATCGGCGAAGAGGCCGAGGAGGGAGCCGTCTTCACCATCACCCTGAGGAAAGTGCAGCTGCACCAGTCGGCCAGTAAGGGGCAGCGGTGGCTGGGCGTGGATACGGACTCTGCCCTCAGCCTGTATGAGACCTGCAAGGTGCGCACCATCAAGGCGGGCACCCTGGAGCGGCTGGTGGAGTACATGGTGTCTGCGTTCCGCGGCAAGGACTCCACCTACGTCACCATCTTCCTCTGCACTTACCGCTCCTTCGCCTCCACCAAGCAGGTGCTGGACCTCCTGCTCAACAG GTATGCCAAGCTGCAGAACAAGTCCACAGCAGATGGAAGCAGACTCTTGCAGGAGGACTGCACAGAGCGGAGGAA caccgtctcctccatcctgggggcgtggctggaccAGTACTCTGAGGACTTCTGGACCCCTCCGGAGTACGGATGTTTACACCAGCTGCTCTCCTACCTTCGCCTGCACTTCCCCGGTTCAGACCTGGAGCGGCGAGCTCGCAACCTGCTGGCCCACTTCCACCACCGGCAGCAGTGTGAGCCGGACCTTGACG TGGAGCATATCGGCTGCCCCTTCGCCACACAGGAAGAGAGCGGCTTTGAGGACGAGCTTCCTGGCCTGAACTTCCTGTCGTTCGACCCCATCATGGTCGCGGAGCAGTTTACACTCATGGACGCG GACTTGTTCAAGGCAGTGGTCCCCTACCACTGCCTGGGGGGGATCTGGTCCCAAAGGGACAAGAAGGGGAAGGAGCACCTGGCCCCCACCATCAGAGCTACTGTGGCCCAGTTCAACTTTGTCACCAACTGTGTCATCAGCACCTGCCTGAGCAACCCTACCTTGAAGCCCACCCAGAGAGCCAGGCTGGTGGAGCGCTGGATCGAGGTGGCCCGG GAATGTCGGATCCTGAAGAACTTCTCGTCCCTACGAGccatcctctctgccctgcagtGTAACTCCCTCCACCGCCTCAAGAGGACCTGGGACGAGGTGTCCAG GGAGAATTTCCGCACCTTCAGAGAGTTGTCCGAGATCTTCTCAGACGACAACAACTACTCTCTGAGCAGAGAGCTCTTAGTCAAG GAGGGGACTTCCAAATTTGCCACTCTGGAAATCAACCCCAAACGAGCTCAGAGGAGACACCAACAGCAGAGAGATCTG GGGGTGATGCAGGGGACCATTCCTTACCTGGGCACCTTTTTGACCGACCTAGTTATGATGGACACAGCCATGAAGGACTACACAGAG GGTGGACTCATCAACTTTGAGAAGCGGAGAAAG GAGTTTGAGGTGATCGCCCAGATCAAGCTGCTGCAGCTGGCCTCCAACAACTACAGCTTCACCCAGGACAGCCACTTCAGAGAGTGGTTCTCAGGGGTGGAGAGACTCAGTGAagcggagag CTACACACTGTCTTGTGAGATCGAGCCGCTGTCAGAGTATGCCAGCAACACTCTCAGAGCCAAGAAAAACGGGGGGATAATGAAACGCTGGAGCGA tcgCCAGCTGACCGAGGCAAGCTCCAGCAGCGCAGGAAGCTCCCATTCCAAGTCCTTCGACCAGACCCACTTCAGGCTgtaccagggagggggaggggacagcggAGACGCACTTAGCATTGGCTCCAGTGGCTCCGATCTGGAGGACGTTAACCCCGGTTTCCTGTCCGACTCACCAGAGGGCCACGAGAGGAAG ACATCTACACCCTCAGTAAAACATTCGGTCTCCGCTTTGGGGAAAGAGGGCCAGACTCCTGATCCAAACGCTACG ttCTGGGAGTCCACCTCTCTGTCGTCCCTGGACACCTCGGGGATGGGCTCGGGCTCCAGCAGTGCCTCGTCAacctccgtctcctcctccacccccgtcccctcctcccGCTCCCACAAGCGCTCCGTGTCGGCCGTGTCCAACTACTCcaacctctccctgcccctctacaACCAGCAGGTGGACGACTGCTGCATCATCCGCGTCAGCCTGGACGTGGAGAACGGGAACATGTACAAGAGCATACTG GTGACCAGTCAAGACAAGACCCCAGCCGTCATCAGGAAAGCCATGGTCAAACACAACGTGGAGCGAGAGAAAACGGAAGACTATGAGCTGATGCAGAAAATTTCAGACGATAAAG AGCTGCGGATACCAGACAATGCCAATGTCTTCTATGCCATGAACTCAACTGCCAACTATGACTTTGTTTTAAAAAAGCGAGGCTCATCAAAGACAGGCAGGGCCAAAAGTGTTGCTAGCTCCACGCTGCCCCGCATGAAACAGAAGGGTCTGAAAATCGCCAAAGGGATCTTCTGA